From a single Solanum dulcamara chromosome 4, daSolDulc1.2, whole genome shotgun sequence genomic region:
- the LOC129884625 gene encoding hydrophobic protein RCI2B-like produces the protein MGTMTCIDIILAIILPPLGVFLKFGCKVEFWICLLLTLFGWLPGIIYAIWVLTK, from the exons atgggCACAATGACATGTATCGACATTATTTTGGCAATCATCTTGCCTCCCCTTGGTGTTTTCCTCAAGTTTGGCTGCAAG GTGGAGTTCTGGATCTGTCTTTTGTTGACTCTCTTTGGATGGCTACCTGGTATTATCTATGCTATTTGGGTCCTCACCAAGTGA